In Vitis riparia cultivar Riparia Gloire de Montpellier isolate 1030 chromosome 19, EGFV_Vit.rip_1.0, whole genome shotgun sequence, the following proteins share a genomic window:
- the LOC117908071 gene encoding sodium/calcium exchanger NCL-like: MATTASGSVILLLLLAAGAAVDGRVISNRTSSTGLVSDGVHDHRDGSPYLLLRSFSAVSASDSCDQTYGFMPCTTTTVGNLFLILVYGYLMFLAATYLSSGSELLLELLGPGLVGGLLLPILGALPDAMLILVSGLSGSTETAQSQVSVGMGLLAGSTVMLLTIIWGTCVIVGKCDLQDSVAKDSQDTKGFSLTGSGVSTDIWTSYAAIIMVISVIPFIIVQLPQVLHSTSARRLAVLIGLIVSLILLITYCFYQVFVPWIQKRRLAYAKHKHVISGLLKHLRKRALGRLLTEEGEPNEEIIRKLFHTIDENDDGNLSKAELRALIVGIQFEEIDLDKNEAVDKVMNDFDTSNDQFVDEGEFVKGISRWLMEAKRYGGSGPDAGPNSSSVLDAFHKGTKREHNRLGGDQSDEVVEAVENPKWITFKAVMMLLLGTLIAAVFADPLVDAVDNFSDATSIPTFFISFIALPLATNSSEAVSAIIFASRKKNRTTSLTFSELYGAVTMNNVLCLSVFLALVYVRGLTWDFSSEVLVIVIVCVVMGVFASFRTTFPLWTSFVALLLYPFSLALVYVLDYVLGWS; the protein is encoded by the exons ATGGCCACCACCGCTTCCGGCTCCGTCATCCTCCTTCTGCTCCTAGCCGCCGGCGCTGCCGTCGACGGCAGAGTCATAAGCAACCGCACATCGTCCACCGGCCTAGTCTCTGACGGCGTCCACGACCACCGCGATGGCTCGCCTTATCTTCTTCTCAGATCATTTTCCGCTGTTTCAGCCTCGGATTCATGTGATCAGACGTACGGATTCATGCCCTGCACAACGACAACAGTGGGTAACCTCTTCCTCATCCTGGTCTATGGTTACCTCATGTTCCTCGCCGCAACCTATCTTTCCTCCGGCAGTGAGCTCCTGCTTGAACTCTTGGGTCCTGGCCTGGTCGGTGGCCTCTTGCTTCCCATTCTCGGCGCTCTTCCCGATGCCATGCTTATCCTTG TATCTGGACTGTCTGGAAGCACAGAAACTGCACAGAGTCAGGTCTCTGTAGGAATGGGGTTGCTTGCTGGATCAACTGTAATGCTCCTTACAATAATATGGGGAACTTGTGTTATTGTTGGCAAGTGTGACCTTCAGGATTCAGTTGCCAAAGACTCGCAAGATACCAAAGGATTTAGCCTAACCG GTTCTGGTGTTAGTACCGATATCTGGACTAGTTACGCTGCAATCATCATGGTGATATCAGTCATCCCATTTATCATTGTCCAACTACCTCAAGTTCTACATTCAACTTCAGCAAGACGCTTAGCAGTCTTGATTGGGCTTATTGTCTCCCTTATATTATTGATTACTTATTGCTTTTACCAG GTTTTTGTGCCTTGGATACAAAAGAGACGACTTGCTTATGCAAAGCATAAACATGTAATATCTGGTCTTCTTAAACATTTAAGAAAGCGCGCACTCGGAAGGCTCCTAACGGAGGAGGGTGAACCTAATGAAGAAATTATAAGAAA GCTTTTTCATACAATTGATGAGAATGACGATGGGAACCTTTCAAAAGCCGAATTAAGAGCATTGATTGTAGGAATTCAGTTTGAGGAGATAGACTTGGATAAGAATGAGGCTGTGGACAAAGTGATGAATGAttttgatacatccaatgatCAGTTTGTTGATGAGGGAGAGTTTGTCAAAGGAATTTCAAGATGGCTTATGGAAGCAAAGCGTTATGGGGGTTCTGGTCCTGATGCTGGTCCTAATTCATCAAGTGTTTTAGATGCTTTTCACAAG GGAACAAAGAGAGAGCACAATCGTTTGGGGGGGGATCAAAGTGATGAGGTGGTTGAGGCTGTGGAAAACCCGAAGTGGATTACCTTTAAAGCAGTAATGATGTTGTTGTTGGGAACTCTTATTGCAGCTGTATTTGCTGATCCCCTTGTAGATGCTGTTGACAACTTCTCTGATGCTACAAGTATTCCTACCTTCTTCATCTCATTTATTGCACTGCCCTTGGCTACCAACTCCAGTGAGGCAGTTTCAGCAATTATCTTTGCTAGCCGCAAAAAGAACAGGACTACGTCTTTGACATTTTCAGAG TTATATGGGGCGGTAACAATGAATAATGTCCTTTGCCTGTCGGTCTTCTTAGCCCTCGTTTATGTTAGGGGATTGACATGGGACTTTTCATCAGAGGTGCTGGTCATTGTCATAGTTTGCGTTGTGATGGGCGTTTTTGCCAGTTTCCGCACCACCTTCCCTCTCTGGACATCTTTTGTAGCTCTCTTGCTATACCCTTTCTCCCTGGCGCTAGTTTATGTTTTGGACTATGTCCTTGGCTGGTCATAG